In Campylobacter sp. RM16189, a genomic segment contains:
- a CDS encoding UDP-N-acetylmuramate dehydrogenase, with protein sequence MTKLIDFSKFTSVKIGGMHEVLLIDSTQDGTQGRVIIGGGNNLLVSPNPAPMAILSDKFDYIKLEGEILEIGAATKSGKIYNFAKKHDLAGFEFLQNIPGTLGGMIKMNAGLCGISMSDNLLEVRLKRGWIKKEEIKFAYRYCELNEIVFAAKFKATKGFNSTLASEFALKRSNQPKGASFGSCFVNPTGDYAGRLIEAVGLKGHSIGGAKFSEKHANFLINFDNASFDDAINLINLAKKLVLEKFGVELKTEVVII encoded by the coding sequence ATGACCAAGCTTATTGATTTTTCTAAATTTACCTCGGTTAAGATAGGCGGCATGCACGAGGTTTTGCTCATAGATAGCACGCAAGATGGTACGCAAGGTCGCGTGATAATAGGCGGCGGAAACAACCTTTTAGTTTCGCCAAACCCTGCGCCAATGGCGATCTTAAGCGATAAATTTGACTATATAAAGCTTGAAGGCGAAATTTTAGAGATAGGCGCAGCTACAAAGAGCGGTAAAATTTATAATTTTGCCAAAAAGCACGATCTAGCGGGCTTTGAGTTTTTGCAAAATATCCCCGGCACCCTTGGAGGCATGATCAAGATGAACGCGGGGCTTTGTGGAATTTCCATGAGTGACAATCTGCTTGAAGTGCGTTTAAAACGAGGCTGGATAAAAAAAGAAGAGATAAAATTTGCTTACCGATATTGCGAGCTAAACGAAATTGTTTTTGCAGCTAAATTTAAAGCGACAAAAGGCTTTAACTCCACACTTGCAAGCGAATTTGCGCTTAAACGTTCAAACCAGCCAAAAGGAGCCAGCTTTGGAAGCTGCTTTGTAAATCCAACGGGCGATTACGCGGGCAGACTTATCGAGGCCGTTGGGTTAAAAGGACATTCTATCGGCGGTGCAAAATTTAGCGAAAAACACGCAAATTTCTTAATAAATTTTGATAATGCAAGCTTTGATGATGCAATAAATCTCATAAATTTAGCCAAGAAGCTAGTGCTGGAAAAATTCGGCGTAGAACTAAAAACGGAAGTTGTTATAATTTAG
- the fliQ gene encoding flagellar biosynthesis protein FliQ gives MQSTLIELGIETFKTALYLSFPMLLAGLSAGLIISIFQATTQINEMTLSFVPKIILVVVVIIFLMPWMVSMMVDFTIRMIEFIPHFVQ, from the coding sequence ATGCAATCAACCCTCATCGAACTAGGCATAGAGACCTTTAAAACCGCGCTTTATCTTAGCTTCCCTATGCTTTTAGCAGGTCTTAGTGCCGGTCTTATCATCAGTATCTTTCAAGCGACCACGCAGATAAACGAGATGACGCTAAGTTTCGTGCCAAAGATTATCCTTGTAGTCGTTGTTATCATATTTCTCATGCCTTGGATGGTGAGCATGATGGTTGATTTTACCATCCGCATGATCGAGTTTATCCCACACTTTGTTCAATGA